A genomic window from Pygocentrus nattereri isolate fPygNat1 chromosome 22, fPygNat1.pri, whole genome shotgun sequence includes:
- the LOC108410919 gene encoding C-type lectin domain family 4 member K-like, with protein sequence MHDFDGLTATGLFHCTTECTDESQTESRMEMRENKDASSEIIADSKPTSDDGDVSCENISANEENLKTRATRSTEESETTGNKTKRSRYYRLAALCLGLLCVVLLVSIFILITERNQIWTSYTNLITETDQSQASYNLTMETDQLQTNYTNLTMETDQLQTNYTNLTMEGDQLQTSYTNLNTERGQLQISYTNLTVEGDQLLTNYTNQTTETEQLQVKIQQIENEKEELQSSYNTLKNQMDLLRKEKNRFEEKLDDLYTHNKMGWLYFRSRYYYISNERMSWYDSRQYCRRRSADLVIINSGTEQDFLSGILRNEDAITAWIGLTDKDTEGRWKWVDGSMLNYGYWRNGEPNNLFFNEDCAELNPDINKWNDRTCSAYQRWICEKRAD encoded by the exons ATGCACGACTTTGATGGCCTCACAGCGACTGGACTGTTTCACTGCACCACTGAGTGCACTGATGAA TCACAGACAGAGAGCAGGATGGAGATGAGGGAGAACAAAGATGCAAGTTCAGAGATTATTGCAGACAGTAAACCTACGTCAGATGATGGTGACGTTTCGTGTGAAAACATTTCCGCAAATGAGGAGAACCTGAAGACTCGCGCGACCAGAAGCACCGAGGAATCTGAGACCACAG GAAATAAGACTAAAAGGAGCAGATACTACAGActggctgcattgtgtcttGGGCTGCTGTGTGTTGTCCTTCTGGTTAGCATCTTTATTCTGATTACAGAGAGAAACCAGATAtggaccagttacaccaacctaaTTACAGAGACAGATCAGTCACAGGCCAGTTACAACCTGACAATGGAGACAGACCAGTTGCAAACCAATTATACCAACCTGACGATGGAGACAGACCAATTACAAACCAATTACACCAACCTGACGATGGAGGGAGACCAGTTACaaaccagttacaccaacctgaaTACAGAGAGAGGCCAGTTACAGATCAGTTACACCAACCTTACGGTGGAGGGAGACCAGTTACTGACCAATTACACAAACCAGACTACAGAGACAGAACAGTTACAGgttaaaattcagcaaatagaaaatgaaaaggaaGAACTACAGAGCAGCTACAACACCTTGAAAAACCAGATGGACCTCTTGCGGAAGGAGAAAAACAGATTTGAGGAGAAGCTGGATGACTTAT ATACGCACAATAAGATGGGATGGTTGTACTTCAGGTCCCGTTATTACTATATCTCTAATGAGAGAATGAGCTGGTATGATAGCAGACAGTACTGCAGAAGGAGAAGTGCTGACCTGGTGATCATAAACAGCGGAACAGAACAG GATTTCCTCTCAGGTATTCTACGCAATGAAGACGCCATTACAGCTTGGATCGGTCTGACTGACAAGGACACAGAGGGCAGATGGAAATGGGTGGACGGCTCAATGCTGAACTATGG GTACTGGCGCAATGGAGAAccaaataatttgttttttaatgaagaCTGTGCAGAGTTGAATCCAGACATTAATAAGTGGAACGACAGGACATGCTCTGCTTATCAGCGGTGGATCTGTGAGAAACGGGCTGATTGA